From one Bombus affinis isolate iyBomAffi1 chromosome 9, iyBomAffi1.2, whole genome shotgun sequence genomic stretch:
- the LOC126919972 gene encoding zinc finger and SCAN domain-containing protein 31-like, producing the protein MQQKVQVPIRTTESRRCLPRSINPPDGYFSLQLPYGLPSGFQPYAASVNLPQKDEMKYLRNDGNLMNICFGCGKRYKWRDSLLRHQRVECGNKEKKFSCKLCPKKFYHQYKLNEHYQGRHKIPKPH; encoded by the exons ATGCAACAAAAAGTTCAAGTACCGATACGAACTACGGAATCACGTCGATGCTTACCACGATCTATAAATCCGCCAG ATGGCTACTTCTCGTTGCAACTGCCATACGGTTTGCCATCGGGATTTCAACCTTACGCGGCCAGCGTGAATTTACCGCAAaaagatgaaatgaaatatttgcgCAATGATGGCAACTTGATGAATATTTGTTTCGGTTGTGGCAAGAGGTACAAGTGGAGAGACAGTTTATTAAGGCATCAGAGGGTTGAGTGTGGTAACAAAGAGAAAAAGTTTTCTTGCAAATTGTGTCCGAAAAAGTTCTATCACCAGTACAAGTTAAACGAACATTATCAGGGGCGACACAAGATACCCAAGCCCCATTAA
- the LOC126920089 gene encoding zinc finger and BTB domain-containing protein 16-A-like encodes MAESQATEEPGSDGNEYSSKIQRSGNCLNDVVASGKMSENGLDEPSLGGNHANVRDTSSYSCSRCGNAYTRPHSLNRHIRFECGVEPQFECPICHKKSKHKHNLLLHMRTHQKP; translated from the coding sequence ATGGCGGAAAGTCAAGCGACGGAGGAGCCAGGTTCCGACGGTAACGAGTATTCCAGCAAGATACAGCGTTCTGGAAATTGCCTAAACGACGTTGTTGCGTCGGGGAAGATGTCGGAGAATGGATTAGACGAACCATCGTTGGGAGGAAATCACGCGAATGTTCGCGATACTTCCAGCTACTCTTGCTCGCGTTGTGGAAACGCTTACACGAGGCCTCACTCCTTGAACAGGCATATTAGATTCGAGTGTGGTGTCGAGCCGCAATTCGAGTGTCCCATATGTCACAAGAAGTCGAAACACAAGCACAACTTGCTTCTGCATATGAGAACTCATCAGAAACCTTAA